A single genomic interval of Synechococcales cyanobacterium T60_A2020_003 harbors:
- a CDS encoding metal ABC transporter ATP-binding protein, producing the protein MKEVVLVVEQLTVYRETYAAVQDVSFELEAGTDTAIVGPNGAGKSTLVQAILGILPRQTGDVFILGQPLSRRGFLAPAIRQQIAYLPQNFLFDRRIPITVEELVGLGWDQLGFQVPWKDHRKRRLAVREVLARVDAVHLRHQLISGLSGGEIKRVLLAYCLVRPRRLLILDEALAGLDARGESEFYQLLYQLKQQQGWAILQISHDLDMVRRHCDRVLCLNRTLLCQGTPEVALSPDNLSAAYGSEFVRYRHHH; encoded by the coding sequence TTGAAAGAGGTTGTACTCGTAGTTGAGCAACTCACCGTTTATCGAGAAACCTACGCTGCGGTGCAGGATGTTTCGTTTGAGCTAGAGGCAGGCACCGATACGGCGATCGTTGGTCCAAATGGAGCGGGTAAAAGTACTTTGGTGCAGGCGATTTTGGGTATTCTGCCCCGGCAAACAGGAGATGTTTTTATCCTGGGGCAACCTCTGTCTCGTCGAGGGTTTCTCGCGCCTGCTATCCGTCAGCAAATTGCTTATTTGCCGCAAAACTTTTTGTTCGATCGCCGTATTCCCATCACCGTCGAAGAACTGGTGGGCTTGGGGTGGGATCAATTGGGGTTTCAGGTGCCCTGGAAAGACCACCGCAAGCGCCGCCTTGCTGTTCGAGAGGTGTTAGCACGGGTCGATGCTGTCCATCTCAGGCATCAATTAATCAGTGGGCTGTCGGGAGGCGAAATCAAGCGAGTTCTTCTAGCCTACTGTCTGGTGCGTCCCCGTCGTCTGTTGATTCTAGATGAAGCCTTGGCAGGATTAGATGCGCGGGGCGAATCAGAATTTTACCAACTGCTGTACCAACTCAAACAGCAGCAGGGTTGGGCAATTCTACAAATTTCCCACGATTTAGATATGGTGCGCCGCCACTGCGATCGCGTCCTCTGCCTCAACCGCACCTTACTTTGCCAGGGAACTCCAGAGGTAGCCCTCTCCCCTGATAATCTCTCGGCTGCTTACGGGTCTGAATTTGTCCGCTATCGCCATCACCATTAA
- a CDS encoding zinc ABC transporter substrate-binding protein, with the protein MIHRKIRLQPSSNLVCRLSVTVVSAIALSLGSCATNTSTTSSESPQSDASPVATADELKVVTTFLPITQFTKAVAGDRVEVTQLLPTNVGPHDFQARPEDVQRLAEADVLVQNGLEMEEFLEDLVANASNPDLQIIDSSEGIATIANEEVEGHSHAEGEDHDHAHDHAEGEEQAEAGHHHHGEYNPHVWLDPKRAIQQVENIRDGLIAADPEGEAEYTANAAAYIAQLQELDAEITSTLQPYAGKTFVAFHDFAPYFADSYGLEADFLVDIPEENPSPDDVKRVTDEVQASDLKAILTEPQAGEGSFSALANDLDIKVSTFDPLETGGSEALEPEYYLTTMRQNVESLVTAFGGSTQSFLPLWRPQPVAVAPQRVGVRF; encoded by the coding sequence ATGATTCACCGAAAGATAAGATTACAACCATCCAGCAACCTCGTTTGTCGGTTGTCTGTTACTGTAGTGTCTGCAATTGCACTCAGCCTGGGAAGTTGTGCAACCAATACGTCGACCACCAGTTCTGAGTCGCCTCAATCTGATGCATCTCCGGTGGCGACAGCAGATGAGTTGAAGGTGGTGACGACCTTCCTGCCCATTACGCAATTTACGAAAGCAGTGGCGGGCGATCGCGTAGAAGTCACCCAACTGCTTCCGACGAATGTTGGTCCCCATGATTTTCAAGCCAGACCGGAGGATGTTCAACGACTGGCTGAAGCCGATGTGCTGGTGCAAAATGGGCTGGAAATGGAGGAATTTTTAGAGGATTTAGTTGCAAATGCTAGCAATCCAGATTTGCAGATCATTGATTCCAGTGAAGGAATTGCCACGATCGCCAATGAAGAGGTAGAAGGGCATAGTCATGCGGAGGGAGAAGACCATGACCATGCTCACGACCATGCGGAAGGGGAAGAACAGGCTGAGGCAGGGCATCACCATCATGGTGAATATAATCCACACGTCTGGCTCGATCCCAAACGTGCCATTCAGCAAGTTGAAAATATTCGGGATGGACTCATTGCGGCTGATCCAGAGGGCGAGGCTGAGTACACTGCTAATGCAGCCGCTTACATCGCACAACTACAAGAACTGGATGCGGAAATTACCTCAACGCTTCAACCCTATGCTGGTAAAACCTTCGTGGCGTTCCATGACTTTGCACCATATTTTGCAGATAGCTATGGACTTGAAGCAGACTTCTTAGTGGATATTCCAGAAGAAAATCCTTCCCCAGACGATGTCAAGCGGGTCACTGATGAAGTACAGGCATCCGATCTCAAAGCGATTTTGACGGAACCTCAGGCAGGAGAGGGTTCCTTCTCTGCCCTGGCAAATGATTTAGATATCAAAGTCAGCACATTTGATCCATTGGAAACAGGAGGATCTGAAGCACTAGAGCCTGAGTATTACTTGACGACGATGCGGCAGAATGTGGAAAGCTTAGTGACCGCATTTGGTGGCTCTACTCAATCGTTCTTGCCGCTCTGGAGGCCTCAGCCTGTTGCAGTGGCGCCGCAGCGAGTTGGAGTCAGGTTTTAG
- the hemB gene encoding porphobilinogen synthase, translating to MRLIETSTLALQTPQTEIDLTDSGSQAKSTVLAIAHRPRRLRRTETLRRMVRENTLRVDDLIYPLFVMEGEGQREAIPSMPGCYRYTLDLLLNEVREAYELGIGAIALFPLIPHAQKDNAGTESYNPEGLIPRAVRAIKQAVPDILIITDVALDPYSSEGHDGIVQDGKILNDETVAVLVKQAIVQAEAGADFVAPSDMMDGRVGAIRKALDAEGWINVGILAYSAKYASAYYGPFRDALDSAPKFGDKKTYQMDAANAREAIKEVALDIVEGADIVMVKPALAYLDIICQIKQHTNLPVAAYNVSGEYAMIKAAAEQGWIDEKKVVLETLTSMKRAGADLILTYFARDVALMLQKGE from the coding sequence ATGAGACTGATTGAAACCTCAACGCTTGCACTCCAAACTCCGCAGACAGAAATTGATCTCACTGATTCTGGAAGCCAAGCCAAATCTACTGTGCTAGCGATCGCCCATCGTCCCCGACGGTTACGGCGAACGGAAACCCTGCGTCGGATGGTGCGGGAAAATACTCTGCGGGTAGACGATTTGATCTACCCGCTGTTCGTCATGGAAGGCGAGGGACAACGAGAAGCAATCCCCTCAATGCCGGGTTGCTACCGCTACACATTGGATTTGCTGCTGAATGAAGTCAGGGAAGCTTATGAATTAGGGATTGGGGCGATCGCGCTTTTTCCTCTCATCCCCCACGCTCAAAAAGACAACGCCGGAACCGAAAGCTATAACCCCGAAGGCTTAATCCCCCGTGCCGTCCGAGCCATTAAACAGGCAGTGCCAGATATTCTAATCATCACCGATGTGGCTCTCGATCCCTACAGTAGTGAGGGGCATGATGGCATTGTGCAGGATGGCAAAATCCTCAACGATGAAACGGTTGCGGTGCTGGTGAAGCAGGCGATCGTTCAGGCAGAAGCCGGAGCCGATTTTGTGGCGCCTTCAGACATGATGGACGGTCGCGTCGGCGCGATTCGCAAGGCACTGGATGCAGAAGGTTGGATCAATGTGGGCATCCTTGCCTACTCTGCCAAATATGCGTCCGCCTACTATGGTCCATTCCGGGATGCATTGGATTCTGCACCCAAGTTTGGTGATAAGAAGACCTATCAAATGGATGCTGCCAATGCAAGGGAAGCCATTAAGGAAGTGGCTCTCGATATTGTTGAGGGGGCTGACATTGTGATGGTGAAGCCTGCGCTGGCGTATCTGGATATTATTTGCCAAATCAAGCAGCACACCAATTTACCCGTCGCAGCATACAACGTCAGTGGTGAATACGCCATGATCAAAGCCGCTGCGGAACAAGGTTGGATTGATGAGAAAAAGGTAGTTCTGGAAACGCTGACGAGTATGAAGCGTGCTGGGGCGGATTTGATTTTGACGTACTTTGCTAGAGATGTGGCGTTGATGTTGCAGAAGGGGGAGTAG